Proteins found in one Vagococcus carniphilus genomic segment:
- the yaaA gene encoding peroxide stress protein YaaA has protein sequence MKIIISPTKQMTNDQDFFFPESQPIFLTQTKKIFNQLVTLSYSEAKKMWHCSDKLAQENYERLHEFGFNTQTAPAIMSYKGIQYQYMAPDLLTKPALEYLQEHVRILSGFYGILRPFDAIIPYRLEMQAPLAVEESTNLYKFWGNQIYEALDFSNHPVVNLASKEYSKAITPFLKETDQLIDIHFYHVVDDKLKVKATIAKMARGEMVRYLAENQVTTLEGIKNFEHPHYHFSAEHSTDNAFVFIFQE, from the coding sequence ATGAAAATCATTATCTCACCCACTAAACAAATGACTAACGATCAAGATTTTTTCTTTCCCGAAAGTCAGCCTATTTTTTTGACTCAGACGAAAAAAATATTCAATCAGTTAGTCACTCTATCTTATTCAGAAGCTAAAAAAATGTGGCATTGTAGCGACAAGTTAGCTCAAGAAAATTACGAACGATTACATGAATTTGGCTTTAATACGCAAACAGCTCCTGCCATTATGAGTTACAAAGGTATTCAGTACCAGTATATGGCTCCAGATTTATTAACAAAACCTGCTCTAGAGTATCTTCAAGAACATGTACGAATTTTATCTGGCTTTTACGGTATTTTACGCCCCTTTGATGCCATTATTCCTTATCGATTGGAAATGCAGGCACCTTTAGCTGTAGAAGAATCGACTAATTTGTATAAGTTTTGGGGCAATCAAATTTATGAAGCTCTTGATTTTAGCAATCATCCAGTTGTTAATTTAGCTTCTAAAGAGTACTCTAAAGCAATTACTCCTTTTCTTAAGGAAACAGATCAATTAATCGATATTCATTTTTATCATGTCGTTGATGACAAACTAAAAGTAAAAGCAACGATTGCCAAAATGGCTCGTGGTGAAATGGTTCGTTATTTAGCTGAAAATCAAGTGACTACTTTAGAAGGAATTAAGAATTTTGAACATCCTC